A portion of the Pomacea canaliculata isolate SZHN2017 linkage group LG13, ASM307304v1, whole genome shotgun sequence genome contains these proteins:
- the LOC112554424 gene encoding uncharacterized protein LOC112554424 isoform X1: MKQFNDIVTWLKGHISIISLVILGIGNHLVSDDLFCCPCGDDSLRAGYTFSLAFTPAVLLFVLDAPWKSARVSRVFNGCCLCRSCCSCCPCCSCCSSCSSCVPFRRPIMLSIGWIIYCLVEPKFTSCITGTHTCDEGKNENNRKSLITTALAGSVLGLSLCALIGCFLYYARCCSKTILSPQYQQTNISENRGTEDSEEEVVTGYLKGVDWKILSLIVEEDLVGVKLLKELQKNDFKKLEDRLNMGQRNTLRKICEMLNPAAEHQTGQQSVRERHEGPDTSPSINAASNDFDRQARQQSAEESNGEPGTSARDDCETSVKTPRLGVNIKQS, translated from the exons ATGAAACAGTTTAACGACATCGTTACCTGGCTCAAGGGACACATTTCCATCATTAGTCTGGTGATTCTTGGTATCGGAAACCACTTAGTAAGCGATGATCTGTTTTGCTGTCCATGCGGGGATGACAGTCTGCGAGCAGGGTATACATTTTCGTTAGCATTTACTCCAGCTGTTCTTCTTTTTGTACTTG ATGCACCCTGGAAGTCTGCGCGTGTTTCACGAGTGTTTAATGGTTGTTGTTTATGCCGTTCATGCTGTTCATGCTGTCCATGCTGTTCATGCTGTTCATCCTGTTCATCATGTGTTCCATTTAGGCGTCCCATAATGCTTTCAATAGGGTGGATAATCTACTGCTTGGTAGAGCCAAA GTTTACAAGCTGCATTACAGGAACACATACATGCGAtgagggaaaaaatgaaaacaatcgCAAAAGTTTGATAACGACAGCGCTAGCAGGAAGCGTTCTTGGCCTTAGTCTTTGCGCGCTGATTGGTT GTTTCTTGTACTATGCACGCTGTTGTTCAAAGACAATCTTGTCTCCGCAATATCAGCAGACCAACATCTCAGAG AATCGTGGGACAGAAGACTCAGAAGAAGAAG TAGTAACGGGGTACCTGAAAGGAGTGGATTGGAAGATCTTGTCATTAATTGTGGAAGAAGATCTCGTGGGTGTTAAACTACTCAAGGAACttcaaaaaaatgattttaaaaagcttGAGGACAGGTTAAACATGGGTCAGCGAAACACACTGAGAAAAATTTGCGAAATG CTGAATCCAGCCGCTGAACATCAAACAGGGCAACAGAGTGTAAGAGAAAGACACGAGGGACCTGACACTTCTCCCAGTATTAATGCCGCTTCTAATGAT TTTGATAGACAAGCACGGCAACAAAGTGCTGAAGAAAGTAATGGAGAACCTGGTACTTCTGCCAGGGATGATTGTGAAACTTCTGTGAAAACACCAAGATTAGgagtaaat atcaaacaaagctaa
- the LOC112554600 gene encoding uncharacterized protein LOC112554600 — MDLTKVSVLQVLVLVPTLVIVSSQDDSMQAISDIIAASHADCRRELNPGMAIAIVKGGRTLLSRGFGVTSLHGNIPVTSSTRFNVASLTKALTAALLLKVMEESGRYNISTPVREIMGRYFRFADDLRTQHATAEDVLSHKMAVPANNKIRFDSTLSRRTLPGRLRFLNSLDTFRSTYMYSNLMYGLASRMTEVIAGERWEDLAERYFFRPLDMHRSTFVTQLDLSELNTAKPYQNYFGVLKPISSELLRQYGELVGSGGLVSTADDMAQWMNFFLTGGFSARGQRVMSEESLRELQKPRTAMPMVLFSQPDFPVTASFDIYGMGWWLGYYRGFPVLGHSGASYGYRAFVVLVPSLKAGIFVVMTGDDTGYLYRGPLISLLLDHVMGVTPWVNASVLCSFPQPWQPSRNQPTVPPYDTSRALAHNLTAYVGTYVNPGYGRLDIRLRHNGKAHGARLGRSPRRVQLELVYGYGTWDLIPMAPHATSPSRQTADADPSDLLEYFYGKGSNVTQFIDTSPIIVHPPPTGSAVIVRITVPGFETRIPPVFWRYEATSGGISWRGRDRTVLVYIMFWMLLCCGLRR; from the exons ATGGATCTGACAAAAGTATCCGTCCTTCAAGTCCTCGTCCTGGTCCCGACGCTCGTCATCGTGTCGTCACAAGACGACAGCATGCAGGCTATCAGTGACATCATCGCCGCCAGTCACGCCGACTGccgacgagagctgaacccggGTATGGCCATCGCCATCGTCAAGGGTGGGCGCACCCTGCTGTCACGTGGCTTCGGCGTCACCAGTCTCCATGGCAACATACCAGTGACCAGCAGCACCCGCTTCAATGTGGCGTCGTTGACCAAAGCCTTGACGGCGGCGCTCCTGCTAAAAGTTATGGAGGAGAGCGGCAG ATATAACATCTCAACTCCTGTCCGAGAGATAATGGGCCGGTACTTTCGGTTTGCAGATGACCTGCGCACCCAGCATGCAACAGCTGAAGACGTTCTTTCCCACAAAATGGCCGTCCCTGCCAACAACAAGATCCGGTTCGACTCCACACTCTCGCGAAGGACCTTGCCAGG acgACTGCGGTTTCTGAATTCTTTGGACACTTTCCGGAGTACCTACATGTACAGCAATCTGATGTATGGCCTGGCCTCGCGCATGACGGAAGTTATCGCTGGCGAACGATGGGAAGACCTCGCGGAGCGCTATTTCTTCCGACCTTTGGATATGCACAGGTCAACTTTCGTCACTCAGCTCGACCTGTCTGAGCTCAACACGGCAAAGCCCTACCAAAACTACTTCGGAGTTTTGAAACCTATTAGCAGTGAGCTGCTCAG gcaaTATGGAGAACTGGTGGGTTCTGGTGGCTTAGTCAGCACGGCAGACGACATGGCGCAGTGGATGAACTTCTTCCTCACTGGCGGCTTCAGTGCCAGAGGTCAGAGGGTCATGTCGGAGGAGAGTTTGCGCGAGCTGCAAAAGCCCAGAACAGCCATGCCCATGGTGCTGTTCAGTCAACCGGACTTTCCCGTCACGGCCAGCTTTGACATTTATGGCATGGGATGGTGGTTAGGGTACTACCGGG GCTTTCCGGTTCTGGGACACTCGGGTGCTTCTTACGGGTATCGCGCCTTCGTGGTACTCGTGCCCTCGCTCAAAGCCGGTATTTTCGTCGTCATGACAGGAGATGACACCGGCTACCTGTACCGAGGACCGCTCATCAGCCTCCTGCTGGACCACGTGATGGGGGTCACGCCTTGGGTCAATGCTTCTGTCCTGTGTTCTTTCCCGCAGCCGTGGCAGCCGTCACGTAACCAACCCACCGTCCCTCCCTACGACACCAGCCGGGCTCTGGCCCACAACCTCACCGCCTACGTGGGAACCTACGTCAACCCGGGCTACGGCAGGCTGGACATCCGTCTCCGGCACAACGGCAAGGCTCACGGAGCCAGGCTCGGGCGATCGCCGCGCCGCGTGCAGCTGGAGCTGGTCTACGGCTACGGGACGTGGGATCTGATTCCGATGGCGCCGCACGCTACGTCGCCCAGTCGTCAGACTGCTGACGCCGATCCGTCGGACCTGCTGGAGTACTTCTACGGCAAGGGCAGCAACGTGACGCAGTTCATTGACACCTCACCCATCATAGTTCACCCGCCGCCCACAGGTAGCGCAGTGATCGTCAGAATCACGGTGCCTGGATTCGAAACCCGGATACCGCCTGTGTTCTGGAGGTATGAAGCCACTTCCGGTGGAATTTCGTGGCGCGGGAGAGACAGGACAGTTTTAGTTTACATTATGTTTTGGATGCTGCTGTGTTGTGGATTACGTCGGTGA
- the LOC112554424 gene encoding uncharacterized protein LOC112554424 isoform X2: MKQFNDIVTWLKGHISIISLVILGIGNHLVSDDLFCCPCGDDSLRAGYTFSLAFTPAVLLFVLDAPWKSARVSRVFNGCCLCRSCCSCCPCCSCCSSCSSCVPFRRPIMLSIGWIIYCLVEPKFTSCITGTHTCDEGKNENNRKSLITTALAGSVLGLSLCALIGCFLYYARCCSKTILSPQYQQTNISENRGTEDSEEEVVTGYLKGVDWKILSLIVEEDLVGVKLLKELQKNDFKKLEDRLNMGQRNTLRKICEMLNPAAEHQTGQQSVRERHEGPDTSPSINAASNDFDRQARQQSAEESNGEPGTSARDDCETSVKTPRLGIKQS; the protein is encoded by the exons ATGAAACAGTTTAACGACATCGTTACCTGGCTCAAGGGACACATTTCCATCATTAGTCTGGTGATTCTTGGTATCGGAAACCACTTAGTAAGCGATGATCTGTTTTGCTGTCCATGCGGGGATGACAGTCTGCGAGCAGGGTATACATTTTCGTTAGCATTTACTCCAGCTGTTCTTCTTTTTGTACTTG ATGCACCCTGGAAGTCTGCGCGTGTTTCACGAGTGTTTAATGGTTGTTGTTTATGCCGTTCATGCTGTTCATGCTGTCCATGCTGTTCATGCTGTTCATCCTGTTCATCATGTGTTCCATTTAGGCGTCCCATAATGCTTTCAATAGGGTGGATAATCTACTGCTTGGTAGAGCCAAA GTTTACAAGCTGCATTACAGGAACACATACATGCGAtgagggaaaaaatgaaaacaatcgCAAAAGTTTGATAACGACAGCGCTAGCAGGAAGCGTTCTTGGCCTTAGTCTTTGCGCGCTGATTGGTT GTTTCTTGTACTATGCACGCTGTTGTTCAAAGACAATCTTGTCTCCGCAATATCAGCAGACCAACATCTCAGAG AATCGTGGGACAGAAGACTCAGAAGAAGAAG TAGTAACGGGGTACCTGAAAGGAGTGGATTGGAAGATCTTGTCATTAATTGTGGAAGAAGATCTCGTGGGTGTTAAACTACTCAAGGAACttcaaaaaaatgattttaaaaagcttGAGGACAGGTTAAACATGGGTCAGCGAAACACACTGAGAAAAATTTGCGAAATG CTGAATCCAGCCGCTGAACATCAAACAGGGCAACAGAGTGTAAGAGAAAGACACGAGGGACCTGACACTTCTCCCAGTATTAATGCCGCTTCTAATGAT TTTGATAGACAAGCACGGCAACAAAGTGCTGAAGAAAGTAATGGAGAACCTGGTACTTCTGCCAGGGATGATTGTGAAACTTCTGTGAAAACACCAAGATTAGga atcaaacaaagctaa